The Candidatus Hydrogenedentota bacterium genome includes a window with the following:
- a CDS encoding c-type cytochrome encodes MIRGIRNAIVLWSAITAVVASADPYLSPLAIAVRGDRLYVVDTTADRVVAVNPMKARVVRAFPTSDAPSGIAVSPDGKRLYVTAGAENGRVFVLNARTGKCVAELVTGHSPNAPVVSADGNTLFVCNQFTNDVSIFDLAANTERCRVPVTREPVAAALTPNGASLIVANLIPKGSATSGYVAATVDVVDTNARAVRASIVLPNGSVDLRGVCVSPDGAYAYVTHLVSRYQLPTTQLERGWVNTNAVSVLDLNAMTLINTVLLDDVDMGAANPWGVACSPDGARLLVAHAGSHEISVIDRGKLHQKLSEAAANGGANTVPNDLAFMVGLRERRRLAGKGPRGIAVSGPRVFAAEYYSGSIGVIDLAQEASRAAVSISLGQAPEPDTVRAGEILFHDADYCFQRWQSCASCHPGGARVDSLNWDMLNDGLGTPKNTKSLLLSHQTPPAMATGVRETAEVAVRAGIRNSLFNTLDESYAVKLDEYLKSLTPVPSPLLVNGALSDDAERGKQVFDTAKCSRCHPAPLFTDLKSHRVGTGMGIEQDKKFDTPTLVEVWRTAPYLHDGRAATIRDVITIANESGDHGDTSELSQEQIDDLAAYVMSL; translated from the coding sequence ATGATACGCGGAATACGCAACGCGATCGTCCTGTGGTCGGCGATCACCGCCGTGGTCGCGTCGGCCGATCCATACTTGTCTCCACTGGCCATTGCGGTGCGCGGCGATCGACTGTACGTCGTCGATACCACGGCGGACCGCGTCGTCGCGGTCAATCCAATGAAGGCGCGCGTCGTGCGTGCGTTTCCCACGAGTGACGCGCCGAGCGGAATCGCGGTGTCGCCGGACGGGAAACGCCTTTACGTAACGGCCGGCGCAGAAAATGGCCGCGTCTTCGTGCTCAACGCGCGGACAGGCAAGTGCGTCGCGGAACTTGTCACCGGCCACTCGCCCAATGCTCCGGTCGTGTCGGCCGATGGCAATACCTTGTTTGTGTGCAACCAGTTCACGAACGACGTCTCCATCTTCGATCTCGCCGCCAATACCGAGCGTTGCCGCGTCCCCGTCACGCGCGAGCCCGTCGCCGCGGCGTTGACGCCAAACGGCGCTTCGCTCATCGTCGCAAACCTCATCCCGAAAGGCAGCGCGACTTCCGGCTACGTTGCCGCGACGGTCGATGTCGTCGACACGAACGCCCGCGCCGTGCGCGCGTCGATCGTGCTGCCGAACGGAAGTGTCGACTTGCGCGGCGTTTGCGTGTCGCCGGACGGCGCATACGCATACGTCACGCACCTCGTATCGCGGTACCAGTTGCCGACCACGCAACTCGAGCGCGGCTGGGTCAACACGAACGCAGTAAGCGTTCTTGACCTCAACGCGATGACACTCATAAACACCGTCCTGCTGGATGACGTGGACATGGGCGCAGCGAACCCCTGGGGTGTCGCGTGTTCACCGGACGGCGCGAGACTGTTGGTGGCGCACGCAGGCAGTCACGAAATCAGCGTTATCGATCGCGGCAAGCTCCACCAGAAACTGTCCGAAGCCGCGGCAAACGGCGGGGCAAATACCGTGCCGAACGATCTCGCGTTCATGGTTGGGCTCCGCGAGCGGCGCCGGCTCGCGGGCAAGGGCCCGCGCGGTATCGCTGTCTCGGGCCCGCGCGTATTCGCCGCCGAGTACTACTCCGGCTCCATCGGCGTAATCGATCTTGCGCAGGAAGCGTCTCGCGCGGCCGTGTCGATCTCGCTGGGTCAGGCGCCCGAGCCGGACACGGTGCGCGCGGGCGAAATTCTGTTTCACGACGCGGACTACTGTTTCCAACGGTGGCAGTCCTGCGCAAGTTGTCATCCCGGCGGCGCGCGCGTGGACTCGCTCAACTGGGACATGCTCAACGACGGGCTTGGCACGCCGAAGAACACGAAAAGTCTCCTCTTGTCGCATCAAACGCCTCCCGCCATGGCGACGGGCGTGCGCGAGACGGCGGAAGTCGCGGTGCGCGCGGGCATCCGCAATTCACTGTTCAACACGCTCGACGAATCGTACGCGGTGAAGTTGGACGAGTATCTGAAGTCGTTAACGCCGGTGCCGAGCCCGCTGCTGGTGAATGGCGCATTGAGCGACGACGCCGAGCGCGGCAAGCAGGTGTTCGACACCGCGAAATGCAGCCGCTGCCATCCCGCGCCGCTGTTCACGGACTTGAAATCGCATCGCGTGGGGACGGGCATGGGAATCGAGCAGGACAAAAAGTTCGACACGCCGACGCTGGTCGAAGTGTGGCGCACGGCCCCGTACCTTCACGACGGCCGCGCGGCCACGATTCGCGACGTGATCACCATCGCCAACGAATCGGGCGATCACGGAGATACGTCTGAACTGTCGCAAGAACAAATCGACGATTTGGCGGCATATGTGATGTCGCTGTAG
- a CDS encoding PD40 domain-containing protein: MPYRRIYRFLCVACVLMAHRPAFSVVPVATVERNSLIDPAANSVPIVLAVRKLGNDGHWYANFGYYAEGPQRVTYADGARLLKVDPATGDTTTIFEDSRGGIRDPQVSYDGKTILFSYRKGGTCSYNLYEVGVDGSGLTQLTDGPFDDIEPTYLPDGGIMFVSSRCKRWVNCWLTQVAVLYRCDADGKNIRQVSGNIEHDNTPWPLADGRILYQRWEYVDRSQVHYHHLWAMNPDGTGQMPYYGNLNPGILMIDAKPIPGTDSIVSLFSPGHGQREHAGQVAIVNPKLGPDAPEAVRFLHDAKDFRDPYPLSENAVLVARQHRVLLMDGQGGISEVFRLSDEDRAAGFECHEPRPIAARPKEPALPSRAKLDQTTGRLILANVYDGRNMAGIQPGEIKKLLVLESLPKPINYTGGMEPLSYGGTFTLERVLGTVPVEADGSAYFDVPAMRSILLVALDEQDMSVKRMQSFLSVQPGETMSCVGCHEQRTYTTMPAVQLQALSRAPSIIEPIAEVPDVFDFPRDIQPILDRYCASCHGYEKGPEGHRMAGRVILTGDRGPLYSHSYFTLSALREFSDGRNLPKSNYAPRALGSSASRLLQKLNGTHYGVQATEYERKIVRLWIDTGAPYPGTYAGLGSGMIGGYAENTIDRRDLEWPEILAAQSIIKTRCAACHTGPMQLPDTPSDDMPTPPWDIKYDDPRLHLSRHIVYNLSRPERSLQLLAPLAKEDGGLGACRDAGGVPVFRSKKDKDYRVLLAAIRETKRHLDDIKRFDMPGFQPRPEYIREMKRYGVLPEEFDSSAPVNPYKTDRAYWESLWWCPLEKVATVMDH; this comes from the coding sequence ATGCCGTATCGCCGGATCTATCGCTTCCTTTGCGTCGCGTGCGTGCTGATGGCCCATCGGCCTGCCTTTTCGGTAGTACCGGTAGCTACTGTCGAACGAAATTCACTGATCGATCCGGCCGCGAACTCGGTTCCCATAGTCCTCGCCGTGCGCAAACTCGGCAATGACGGCCATTGGTACGCCAACTTCGGGTACTACGCCGAAGGCCCCCAGCGCGTCACCTATGCCGACGGCGCGAGACTTCTGAAGGTCGACCCGGCAACGGGCGACACGACCACGATATTCGAAGACTCCCGCGGCGGCATCCGCGATCCGCAGGTGAGCTACGACGGAAAAACCATCCTCTTCTCCTATCGCAAAGGAGGGACCTGCAGCTACAACCTGTACGAAGTCGGCGTGGACGGCAGCGGACTCACGCAGCTCACGGACGGTCCTTTCGACGATATCGAACCCACGTATTTGCCAGACGGCGGGATTATGTTTGTATCGTCGCGCTGTAAACGCTGGGTGAACTGCTGGCTGACCCAGGTCGCCGTCTTGTACCGGTGCGACGCGGACGGGAAAAACATTCGGCAAGTGTCCGGTAACATCGAACACGACAACACGCCGTGGCCGTTGGCAGACGGGCGCATTCTGTACCAGCGCTGGGAGTACGTGGACCGAAGCCAGGTCCACTATCACCATCTGTGGGCGATGAACCCGGATGGCACCGGGCAGATGCCCTACTACGGCAACCTCAACCCCGGCATCCTGATGATCGACGCCAAACCGATTCCGGGGACTGACAGTATCGTATCGTTGTTTTCGCCGGGTCATGGCCAGCGCGAGCACGCGGGGCAGGTCGCGATTGTAAATCCCAAACTCGGTCCCGACGCGCCCGAGGCCGTACGTTTCCTGCACGACGCGAAAGATTTCCGCGACCCGTATCCACTGTCGGAAAACGCGGTTCTCGTCGCGCGTCAACACCGCGTGCTGTTGATGGACGGACAAGGCGGCATCAGCGAAGTCTTTCGTCTCTCGGACGAAGACCGCGCGGCAGGTTTCGAGTGCCACGAGCCGCGTCCGATCGCGGCGCGTCCGAAGGAACCGGCGCTACCCTCTCGCGCGAAACTCGATCAGACGACAGGTCGCCTGATCCTCGCGAACGTATACGACGGCCGGAACATGGCCGGCATCCAGCCGGGCGAAATCAAAAAGCTCCTGGTCCTCGAATCGCTTCCCAAACCGATCAACTATACCGGCGGCATGGAGCCGCTGAGTTACGGCGGGACATTCACGCTCGAACGCGTGCTCGGCACCGTGCCGGTCGAGGCCGACGGCTCGGCGTATTTCGACGTGCCGGCGATGCGGAGTATCCTGCTGGTCGCGCTCGACGAGCAGGACATGTCGGTCAAGCGCATGCAGAGTTTTCTCTCGGTCCAACCCGGCGAAACGATGAGTTGCGTCGGTTGCCACGAGCAGCGCACGTATACGACCATGCCTGCCGTGCAGCTTCAGGCGCTGTCCCGGGCGCCGAGCATCATCGAACCCATCGCGGAAGTGCCGGACGTCTTCGATTTCCCGCGGGACATCCAGCCCATTCTCGACCGGTATTGTGCCTCGTGCCACGGCTATGAAAAAGGGCCCGAAGGGCATCGCATGGCGGGCCGCGTAATCCTTACCGGCGACCGCGGACCGTTGTATTCGCACAGCTACTTCACCTTGAGCGCGCTGCGCGAATTCTCCGACGGCCGCAATCTGCCCAAGAGCAATTACGCGCCGCGAGCGCTCGGCAGTTCCGCAAGCCGGCTCCTGCAAAAACTGAACGGGACACATTACGGCGTGCAGGCCACGGAATACGAGCGCAAAATCGTCCGGCTGTGGATCGACACCGGCGCGCCCTATCCCGGCACCTACGCGGGCCTGGGCTCGGGCATGATCGGCGGATACGCCGAGAATACGATCGATCGGCGCGATCTCGAGTGGCCGGAAATTCTCGCCGCGCAGTCAATCATCAAAACGCGCTGCGCCGCCTGCCACACCGGTCCGATGCAGTTGCCCGATACCCCGTCCGACGACATGCCCACGCCGCCCTGGGACATCAAGTACGACGATCCGCGGCTCCACCTGTCGCGGCACATTGTCTACAACCTGAGCCGGCCGGAACGCTCGCTGCAACTGCTCGCACCGCTTGCAAAGGAAGACGGCGGGCTGGGCGCGTGTAGAGACGCCGGCGGCGTGCCGGTGTTCCGATCGAAGAAAGACAAGGATTACCGCGTGTTACTCGCGGCAATCCGGGAGACCAAGCGGCATCTCGACGACATCAAGCGGTTCGATATGCCGGGATTCCAGCCGAGGCCGGAGTATATCCGAGAGATGAAACGCTACGGCGTGCTTCCCGAGGAGTTCGATTCGAGCGCCCCCGTCAATCCATACAAGACGGATCGGGCCTACTGGGAATCGCTCTGGTGGTGTCCGCTGGAAAAGGTGGCCACGGTGATGGATCACTGA
- a CDS encoding Gfo/Idh/MocA family oxidoreductase, which translates to MTRGVLGQNAPSTTLAIGVIGTGGRGRSHISSGLAKLEGTRVVAVCDVNAEDRNRARQIADEINGDASCAAFEDFRELLARPDVDAVTIAVPDHWHALIAVAAARAGKHLYAEKPFAYSISEGQAIVDAVKSHGVVFQHGTQQRSDAKYWQACMLVRNGYLGTLNTVRVGSPFGLQGGSSAEVPVPAGLNYDFWLGPAPFKPYTDGRCHGDGGVGWYHIRDYSGGWVTAWGSHDVDIAHWGMGADDTGPIEVSGTAEFATNGVYDTAWKWHFDLAYANGVKIVYASENENPHGVKFEGSEGWIFVKRGFIDAEPKSLLDKKLDAEKIQLLRADNHMLNFLDAIRTGGPVTAPVDAAHRSTAACHLCNIAARTGRKIAWDPAKQQVAGDDEANAMLARPMRAPWTLQT; encoded by the coding sequence GTGACGCGCGGCGTTCTCGGACAGAACGCGCCAAGCACGACACTCGCAATCGGCGTCATCGGCACGGGCGGGCGCGGCCGGTCTCATATATCGAGCGGGCTGGCAAAGCTCGAGGGTACGCGCGTTGTCGCCGTATGCGATGTCAACGCCGAAGACCGCAACCGCGCGAGGCAGATCGCCGACGAGATAAACGGCGATGCGTCGTGCGCCGCATTCGAGGACTTCCGCGAACTGCTCGCGCGTCCGGACGTCGACGCTGTTACCATCGCCGTACCCGACCATTGGCATGCGCTCATCGCCGTCGCGGCGGCGCGCGCGGGCAAGCATCTCTATGCGGAGAAACCGTTCGCGTACTCGATCAGCGAGGGCCAGGCGATCGTCGACGCGGTGAAGTCGCACGGCGTCGTGTTTCAACACGGCACGCAACAGCGCTCCGACGCCAAGTATTGGCAGGCCTGCATGCTCGTGCGCAACGGGTACCTCGGTACGCTGAACACGGTGCGCGTCGGTTCTCCGTTCGGGTTGCAGGGCGGCAGCAGCGCGGAAGTTCCCGTGCCCGCGGGCCTCAATTATGATTTCTGGCTCGGCCCCGCGCCGTTCAAACCGTATACCGACGGACGCTGCCACGGCGACGGCGGCGTTGGCTGGTACCACATCCGCGACTACTCCGGCGGCTGGGTGACGGCATGGGGATCGCACGACGTCGACATCGCGCATTGGGGCATGGGCGCCGACGACACGGGACCGATCGAAGTGAGCGGCACGGCGGAGTTCGCGACCAACGGCGTGTACGACACCGCGTGGAAGTGGCACTTCGACCTCGCGTACGCGAACGGCGTAAAGATCGTCTACGCAAGCGAAAACGAGAATCCGCACGGCGTGAAGTTCGAAGGCTCGGAGGGCTGGATTTTCGTCAAGCGCGGATTCATCGACGCGGAACCGAAATCGCTCCTGGACAAAAAACTCGACGCCGAAAAAATCCAGTTGCTCCGCGCCGACAATCACATGCTGAATTTCCTGGACGCCATCCGCACCGGCGGCCCCGTCACCGCGCCGGTGGATGCGGCACACCGCTCGACCGCGGCCTGTCACCTGTGCAACATCGCCGCGCGCACCGGCCGCAAGATCGCATGGGACCCTGCCAAACAGCAGGTCGCCGGCGACGACGAAGCGAACGCCATGCTCGCGCGGCCCATGCGCGCGCCGTGGACATTGCAGACATGA
- a CDS encoding ThuA domain-containing protein has translation MNRHWIVTFAAVAVVAFGAFADELPGAAAIAPGHPNLPNGYELVAHFVCGAGSENKVESNGNVVALTKGAQRAVADAENSVPGEAFDPERIEFSVTGLDPASEYALGFTWWDRDRSGRRQSVELALNEATARSVIVPPTVPLAFHGDEPTFARIQLPVNATSRLSIAFVKDSGPDAVVSELWLLRKTDAQKRKRVVIVTGDDWTGHYWRGTGPELAGILREDPRLEVWIVESPAIFASPFIDGFDAAVIHFKDYSERLPLGSEVWNGLDRYVAGGHGLVVAHFGCGSFQEWPGYVRVVGRIWDPKKRGHDPYGPFRVRIADPAHPITKAMNEFETSDELYTCLAGEPKIHVLYAATSCVDRQEYPMGFVVTEIPGRVFHSSLGHDVPSLRHPGARELYRRAAAWAAGLEPTAP, from the coding sequence ATGAATCGTCATTGGATCGTCACGTTCGCAGCAGTGGCCGTCGTCGCGTTTGGCGCTTTCGCGGACGAACTTCCCGGCGCGGCCGCCATTGCGCCCGGGCACCCGAACCTCCCGAACGGCTACGAACTCGTCGCACACTTCGTCTGCGGCGCTGGATCCGAGAATAAGGTTGAGAGCAACGGTAATGTTGTTGCTCTCACGAAGGGCGCGCAGCGCGCCGTCGCCGATGCCGAGAATTCAGTGCCCGGCGAAGCGTTCGATCCCGAACGCATCGAGTTTTCAGTGACAGGACTCGACCCAGCGAGCGAATATGCGCTTGGATTCACCTGGTGGGACCGCGACCGATCAGGCCGGCGGCAATCGGTCGAACTGGCCTTGAATGAAGCAACCGCGCGGAGTGTCATCGTTCCGCCAACGGTCCCGCTTGCCTTCCACGGCGACGAACCGACCTTCGCGCGTATTCAACTTCCCGTCAACGCCACCAGCCGTCTTTCCATTGCGTTCGTAAAGGACAGCGGGCCGGACGCCGTTGTGAGCGAGCTGTGGCTGTTGCGTAAGACGGATGCGCAAAAAAGGAAACGCGTCGTGATCGTCACCGGTGACGATTGGACCGGGCACTACTGGCGGGGGACCGGTCCCGAACTTGCCGGTATCCTTCGCGAGGACCCGCGGCTCGAAGTCTGGATTGTCGAATCGCCGGCGATATTTGCATCGCCGTTCATTGATGGGTTTGACGCGGCGGTCATTCACTTCAAGGACTACTCCGAGCGCCTGCCGCTCGGGAGCGAGGTGTGGAACGGTCTCGACCGCTACGTCGCGGGCGGGCATGGACTCGTCGTCGCGCACTTCGGGTGCGGCTCGTTTCAGGAGTGGCCCGGCTACGTCCGCGTAGTGGGTCGCATATGGGACCCCAAGAAGCGCGGCCACGATCCCTACGGGCCGTTCCGCGTGCGCATCGCCGATCCGGCGCATCCCATCACGAAGGCCATGAACGAGTTTGAAACCAGCGACGAGCTATACACGTGTCTCGCCGGCGAGCCGAAGATTCACGTGCTGTACGCCGCCACATCGTGTGTCGATCGGCAGGAGTACCCGATGGGGTTCGTTGTGACCGAAATTCCCGGCCGCGTTTTCCACAGTTCGCTCGGCCACGACGTACCCTCGCTGCGCCATCCGGGCGCGCGCGAACTCTACCGCCGCGCAGCCGCGTGGGCCGCGGGTTTGGAGCCGACCGCGCCATGA